From one Streptomyces sp. CA-210063 genomic stretch:
- a CDS encoding beta-L-arabinofuranosidase domain-containing protein, whose amino-acid sequence MAPPLSRRFLLQSAILAAAAPGLSFEAGGGRAVAATVPTPSTWSVRPFELKDVTLGQGLFADKRQLMLDHGRGYDVDRLLQVFRANAGLSTKGAVAPGGWEGLDGEANGNLRGHYTGHFLTMLAQAYASTKDTAYADKIRYMTGALTEVRAALRTDPRMLAVTGKFGTAQENVRGSYQYVDLPAAVLGGASAITLSAWVKPTHNANWGRVFDFGDSTTRYMYLAARNASGFPRFAVTTNGPGGEQGLNGTAALPLNQWSHLAVTIGGGTGTLYVNGTAVAQNTSMSLTPAALGTLANNWLGRSNFQTDPVFAGAFDEFNVWSRALTATEITSLQGNRASASSAGRGNLASYDFFETGGGTFADSSGRGLTATLRRTWGAPSHAGFLAAYPETQFIELESMTSGDYTRVWAPYYTAHKILRGLLDAYLHVDDAGALDLATGLCDWMYSRLSKLPDATLQRMWGIFSSGEYGGLVEAIVDLYAITGKADHLALAKLFDLDKLIDACAANTDTLDGLHANQHIPIFTGLTRLYDATGETRYLSAAKNFWGMVIPTRMYGIGGTSTAEFWKARGVISGTISGTNAETCCAYNLLKLSRSLFFHEQDPKYMDYYERALLNQVLGSKQDKADAEKPLVTYFIGLTPGHVRDYTPKQGTTCCEGTGMESATKYQDSVYFTKADGSALYVNLYSAATLNWSAKGVTVAQSTDYPREQGSTITIGGGSAAFELRLRVPSWATTGFRVTVNGSAVGGTPAAGTYFTIPSRTWRGGDVVRVTIPFRLRVEKALDDPSLQTLFYGPVNLVGRNSGTSYLSFGLYRNAGLSGDLLPSLTPVSGKPLHYTLDGTEFAPFHEGSEDPTHAYIKRSEPKVVLGGTDSGVANPAKSDGTTLLDEIWAGAPFAAKSALVARVESTVGSWVSAGLLSQADGQKVVTTARNATYAA is encoded by the coding sequence ATGGCACCGCCCCTCTCCAGACGCTTCCTCCTCCAGTCCGCGATACTCGCCGCGGCCGCACCCGGACTCTCCTTCGAGGCGGGCGGCGGCCGTGCGGTCGCCGCCACCGTTCCGACGCCGTCCACCTGGTCGGTACGGCCGTTCGAACTCAAGGACGTGACACTCGGCCAGGGCCTGTTCGCCGACAAACGGCAGCTGATGCTCGACCACGGCCGCGGCTACGACGTCGACCGCCTGTTGCAGGTCTTCCGCGCCAACGCGGGACTCTCCACCAAGGGCGCGGTGGCCCCCGGCGGCTGGGAGGGCCTCGACGGCGAGGCCAACGGCAACCTTCGCGGCCACTACACGGGGCACTTCCTGACGATGCTCGCCCAGGCCTACGCGAGCACGAAGGACACGGCCTACGCCGACAAGATCCGCTACATGACCGGAGCGCTGACCGAGGTCCGCGCGGCGCTGCGCACCGACCCGCGCATGCTCGCCGTCACCGGGAAGTTCGGCACCGCCCAGGAGAACGTCCGGGGCTCCTACCAGTACGTCGACCTGCCGGCCGCCGTGCTCGGCGGTGCCTCGGCGATCACCCTGTCGGCCTGGGTGAAGCCCACCCACAACGCCAACTGGGGCCGGGTCTTCGACTTCGGCGACAGCACCACCCGGTACATGTACCTGGCCGCCCGCAACGCCAGTGGCTTCCCCCGCTTCGCCGTCACCACCAACGGACCCGGCGGGGAGCAGGGCCTCAACGGCACTGCCGCGTTGCCACTGAACCAGTGGAGCCACCTGGCCGTCACGATCGGCGGCGGCACCGGCACGCTCTATGTCAACGGCACGGCCGTGGCGCAGAACACGTCGATGTCCCTCACTCCGGCGGCCCTCGGCACCCTGGCGAACAACTGGCTCGGTCGGTCCAATTTCCAGACCGACCCCGTCTTCGCGGGCGCCTTCGACGAGTTCAACGTCTGGTCGCGGGCCCTGACGGCCACCGAGATCACATCACTCCAGGGCAATCGGGCGTCGGCCTCTTCGGCAGGCCGCGGAAACCTGGCCTCGTACGACTTCTTCGAGACCGGCGGCGGCACCTTCGCGGACTCCTCCGGGCGCGGGCTGACCGCGACCCTGCGCCGCACCTGGGGCGCGCCCAGCCATGCCGGGTTCCTGGCGGCGTACCCGGAGACACAGTTCATCGAGCTGGAATCGATGACCAGCGGTGACTACACGCGCGTGTGGGCGCCGTACTACACCGCGCACAAGATCCTGCGCGGCCTGCTGGACGCGTATCTGCACGTCGACGACGCGGGGGCGCTCGATCTGGCCACGGGCCTGTGCGACTGGATGTACTCGCGCCTGTCGAAACTGCCCGACGCCACCCTGCAGCGGATGTGGGGCATCTTCTCCAGCGGCGAGTACGGCGGCCTGGTCGAGGCGATCGTCGACCTGTACGCGATCACCGGCAAGGCCGACCATCTCGCCCTGGCCAAGCTGTTCGATCTCGACAAGCTCATCGACGCCTGCGCGGCGAACACGGACACGCTCGACGGCCTGCACGCCAACCAGCACATCCCCATCTTCACCGGCCTCACCCGGCTGTACGACGCCACCGGTGAGACGCGCTATCTGAGCGCCGCGAAGAACTTCTGGGGCATGGTGATCCCGACGCGCATGTACGGCATCGGCGGCACCAGCACGGCCGAGTTCTGGAAGGCGCGCGGGGTCATCTCGGGGACGATCAGCGGCACCAACGCCGAGACCTGCTGCGCGTACAACCTGCTCAAGCTGAGCCGGAGCCTGTTCTTCCACGAGCAGGACCCGAAGTACATGGACTACTACGAGCGGGCCCTGCTCAACCAGGTCCTCGGCTCCAAGCAGGACAAGGCCGACGCGGAGAAGCCGCTGGTCACGTACTTCATCGGGCTCACGCCCGGCCATGTGCGCGACTACACGCCCAAGCAGGGCACCACCTGCTGCGAGGGCACCGGCATGGAGAGCGCCACCAAATACCAGGACTCGGTGTACTTCACCAAGGCCGATGGCAGCGCCCTCTACGTCAACCTCTACAGCGCCGCCACGCTGAACTGGTCCGCGAAGGGCGTGACGGTCGCCCAGAGCACCGACTACCCCCGGGAGCAGGGCTCCACGATCACCATCGGGGGCGGTAGCGCGGCCTTCGAGCTGCGGCTACGCGTGCCGTCCTGGGCCACCACAGGCTTCCGGGTGACCGTCAACGGCAGCGCGGTCGGCGGCACTCCGGCCGCGGGGACCTACTTCACGATCCCCTCCCGCACCTGGCGCGGCGGGGACGTCGTACGCGTGACGATCCCGTTCCGGCTGAGGGTGGAGAAGGCCCTCGACGACCCGTCGCTCCAGACCCTGTTCTACGGGCCGGTCAACCTGGTCGGCAGGAACAGCGGTACGAGCTACCTGTCGTTCGGGCTGTACCGCAACGCCGGGCTCTCCGGCGACCTGCTGCCCTCACTCACCCCGGTGAGCGGGAAGCCGCTGCACTACACGCTGGACGGCACCGAATTCGCTCCCTTCCATGAGGGGAGCGAGGATCCGACCCACGCCTACATCAAGCGCTCCGAACCCAAGGTCGTCCTCGGGGGCACCGACTCGGGCGTCGCCAACCCGGCGAAGTCCGACGGCACGACGCTGCTGGACGAGATCTGGGCCGGGGCACCGTTCGCCGCCAAGAGTGCGCTGGTGGCGCGCGTGGAGTCGACCGTCGGCTCGTGGGTGTCGGCCGGGCTGCTCAGCCAGGCCGACGGGCAGAAGGTGGTGACCACCGCGCGGAACGCGACGTACGCGGCCTGA
- a CDS encoding FtsW/RodA/SpoVE family cell cycle protein, with protein MSSTTNTSTQHTSTIGAIGTPSRRNTELALLAFAVVIPVFAYVNVGLALNDEIPAGLAAYGIGLGVIAGIGHLVVRKFAPYADPLMLPLATLLNGLGLVAIWRLDQSERLQLSSTYVEASPRQLLNSAIGVALFIAVLVLLKDHRVLQRYTYISMAAAIVLLMLPLVPGLGAETFGAKIWISIPGLGTIQPGEFAKIIIAVFFAGYLMVKRDALALASRRFLGLYLPRGRDLGPIIVVWIISILILVFETDLGTSLLFFGMFVIMLYVATERTSWIVFGLLMSAAGAVGVASFEIHVQQRVQAWLDPMGEWELSKTVLGHSAQSMEALWAFGSGGTLGTGLGQGNSDLIGFAANSDFILATFGEELGLAGVMAILLLYGLIVERGIRTALAARDPFGKLLAVGLSGAFGLQVFVVAGGVMGLIPLTGMTLPFMAYGGSSVIANWALIGILLRISDTARRPAPSPAPNPDAEMTQVVRP; from the coding sequence ATGAGCAGTACTACCAACACGTCGACGCAGCACACGTCCACGATCGGCGCGATCGGCACCCCGAGCCGACGCAACACCGAGCTGGCGCTGCTGGCGTTCGCGGTCGTCATCCCGGTGTTCGCCTACGTCAACGTGGGCCTCGCCCTGAACGACGAGATCCCGGCCGGTCTGGCCGCGTACGGCATCGGCCTCGGCGTGATCGCCGGGATCGGCCATCTCGTCGTCCGCAAGTTCGCGCCGTACGCCGACCCACTGATGCTGCCGCTGGCCACCCTGCTGAACGGGCTGGGGCTGGTGGCCATCTGGCGGCTGGACCAGTCGGAGCGGCTGCAGCTCAGCTCCACGTACGTCGAAGCATCGCCCCGGCAGCTGCTGAACTCGGCGATCGGGGTCGCCCTGTTCATCGCGGTGCTGGTCCTGCTCAAGGACCACCGCGTCCTGCAGCGTTACACGTACATCTCCATGGCGGCGGCCATCGTGCTGCTGATGCTGCCCCTGGTGCCCGGTCTCGGAGCCGAAACCTTCGGCGCCAAGATCTGGATCTCGATCCCCGGCCTCGGCACCATCCAGCCCGGCGAGTTCGCGAAGATCATCATCGCGGTCTTCTTCGCCGGCTACCTCATGGTGAAGAGAGACGCCCTCGCCCTCGCCAGCCGCCGCTTCCTGGGCCTCTACCTGCCCCGCGGCCGCGACCTCGGCCCGATCATCGTCGTATGGATCATCTCCATCCTGATCCTGGTCTTCGAGACCGACCTCGGTACCTCGCTGCTGTTCTTCGGCATGTTCGTGATCATGCTGTACGTCGCCACCGAGCGCACCAGTTGGATCGTCTTCGGCCTGCTGATGTCCGCCGCCGGCGCCGTCGGTGTGGCCTCCTTCGAGATCCACGTCCAGCAGCGCGTCCAGGCATGGCTGGACCCCATGGGCGAGTGGGAACTGTCCAAGACCGTGCTCGGCCACTCCGCACAGTCCATGGAGGCCCTGTGGGCCTTCGGCTCGGGTGGCACCCTCGGCACCGGCCTCGGCCAGGGCAACTCCGACCTCATCGGCTTCGCCGCCAACTCCGACTTCATCCTCGCCACCTTCGGCGAGGAACTGGGCCTGGCCGGCGTCATGGCGATCCTGCTGCTCTACGGGCTGATCGTGGAGCGCGGCATCCGCACCGCCCTCGCCGCCCGCGACCCGTTCGGCAAGCTGCTGGCGGTCGGCCTGTCCGGCGCCTTCGGCCTCCAGGTCTTCGTGGTCGCCGGCGGCGTCATGGGCCTGATCCCGCTGACCGGTATGACGCTGCCCTTCATGGCGTACGGCGGTTCCTCCGTCATCGCCAACTGGGCACTGATCGGCATCCTGCTGCGCATCAGCGACACCGCGCGCCGCCCGGCACCGTCCCCCGCCCCGAACCCCGACGCCGAGATGACCCAGGTGGTCCGACCGTGA
- a CDS encoding Stp1/IreP family PP2C-type Ser/Thr phosphatase — MYPEPTGEVRMSLSLRFAAGSHKGMIREGNEDSGYAGPRLLAIADGMGGQAAGEVASSEVISTLVTLDDDVPGSDILTSLGTAVQRANDQLRAMVEEDPQLEGMGTTLTALLWTGQRLGLVHVGDSRAYLLRDGVLTQITQDHTWVQRLVDEGRITEEEATTHPQRSLLMRALGSGDHVEPDLSIREVRAGDRYLICSDGLSGVVSHQTMEDTLASYQGPQETVQELIQLALRGGGPDNITVIVADVLDLDTGDTLAGQLSDTPVVVGAVAENQLHLQDNGIMQTPAGRASGLGRQGHGQGGGEFGPPGSGDTTGYMPAAGSFGNYSDDDFVKPRKKRKWLKRSFFGILALAVIGGGLYGGYRWTQTQYYVGANDDHVALYRGISQDLAWISLSKVEKDHPEIELKYLPSFWQKQVEATIPQGNLSDARKKIEDLSTQASACKKNAERREAADNNAKTGEGEAGGVTGTTKTSLTSKATPSPTSKPSTSPTQTAPTPSTGPSLSEEEQELVSRCGEQ, encoded by the coding sequence ATGTACCCGGAGCCGACGGGCGAGGTGCGCATGAGTCTGTCACTGCGCTTCGCCGCCGGATCGCACAAAGGCATGATCCGCGAGGGCAACGAGGACTCGGGCTACGCCGGTCCGCGGCTGCTCGCGATCGCCGACGGCATGGGCGGTCAGGCCGCCGGCGAGGTCGCCTCCTCCGAGGTGATCTCCACCCTTGTCACGCTGGACGACGACGTCCCCGGCTCCGACATCCTCACCTCCCTCGGCACCGCCGTGCAGCGCGCCAACGACCAGCTGCGCGCGATGGTCGAGGAGGACCCGCAGCTGGAGGGCATGGGCACCACGCTCACCGCCCTGCTGTGGACCGGCCAGCGGCTCGGCCTCGTGCACGTCGGCGACTCCCGCGCGTACCTCCTCAGGGACGGCGTCCTCACCCAGATCACCCAGGACCACACCTGGGTGCAGCGTCTGGTCGACGAGGGCCGTATCACCGAGGAGGAGGCCACCACCCACCCGCAGCGCTCCTTGCTGATGCGCGCGCTGGGCAGTGGCGACCATGTCGAGCCCGACCTCTCCATCCGAGAGGTCCGCGCCGGCGACCGGTACCTGATCTGTTCCGACGGTCTGTCCGGCGTCGTGTCCCACCAGACCATGGAGGACACCCTCGCCAGCTACCAGGGCCCGCAGGAGACCGTGCAGGAGCTCATCCAGCTCGCGCTGCGCGGCGGCGGCCCGGACAACATCACGGTCATCGTCGCCGACGTCCTCGACCTCGACACCGGGGACACCCTCGCCGGGCAGCTCTCCGACACCCCGGTCGTGGTCGGCGCGGTCGCCGAGAACCAGCTCCACCTGCAGGACAACGGCATCATGCAGACCCCGGCCGGCCGCGCCTCCGGGCTGGGCCGTCAGGGTCACGGACAGGGCGGCGGCGAGTTCGGCCCGCCCGGCTCCGGCGACACCACCGGGTACATGCCGGCGGCGGGCAGCTTCGGGAACTACTCCGACGACGACTTCGTCAAGCCGCGCAAGAAGCGCAAGTGGCTCAAGAGATCGTTCTTCGGCATCCTCGCCCTCGCCGTGATCGGCGGGGGCCTGTACGGCGGCTACCGCTGGACCCAGACGCAGTACTACGTCGGCGCCAACGACGACCACGTGGCGCTGTACCGCGGCATCAGCCAGGACCTGGCGTGGATCTCGCTCTCGAAGGTGGAGAAGGACCACCCCGAGATCGAACTCAAGTACCTGCCGTCGTTCTGGCAGAAGCAGGTCGAGGCCACGATCCCCCAGGGCAATCTGAGCGACGCCCGGAAGAAGATCGAGGATCTGTCCACCCAGGCGTCAGCGTGCAAGAAGAACGCCGAGCGCCGCGAGGCGGCGGACAACAACGCCAAGACCGGCGAGGGCGAGGCCGGCGGCGTCACGGGAACCACGAAGACCTCCCTCACGTCCAAGGCCACACCGTCCCCGACGTCGAAACCCTCGACGTCCCCGACCCAGACCGCACCTACACCGTCGACCGGACCCAGCCTCTCGGAGGAGGAGCAGGAGCTGGTCTCGCGGTGCGGTGAGCAGTAG
- a CDS encoding peptidoglycan D,D-transpeptidase FtsI family protein → MNKPLRRIAIFCGLLILALLIRDNWIQYVQADSLKTDTENRRVAIERYATPRGDIIVDGKAITGSVATKGTDYKYKRTWKNGEMWAPVTGYSSQIIGATQLENLEDGILTGNDDRLFFRNTLDMITGKKKEGGSVVTTLNAAAQKAAFEGLGDKKGAVAAIDPQTGAILALASTPSYDPSTFAGISQKDSKTFQKLEKDSDKPMLNRALRETYPPGSTFKVVTAAAALENDAVTDIDAKTDTPDPYPLPESTTKLTNEHGVCKNATLRYALEQSCNTVFAKLSDTVGNDKMREQSEKFGFNENELDTPVRAAESVYPEDNRPQNAMGGIGQASNRATPLQMAMVASAVANDGELMKPYMVDQLRASNLDVIESHDPEQLSQAVSPETAQKLQDMMETVVKTGTGTKAQIDGVTVGGKTGTAQHGVDNSEKPYAWFISYAKLSDGGSPVAVAVVVEDGAAERGDITGGGLAAPIAKSVMEAVINSKK, encoded by the coding sequence GTGAACAAGCCCCTGCGCCGAATCGCGATCTTCTGCGGGCTGCTCATCCTCGCCCTGCTCATCCGCGACAACTGGATCCAGTACGTCCAGGCCGACTCCCTGAAGACGGACACCGAGAACCGCCGGGTGGCCATCGAGCGCTACGCCACCCCGCGCGGCGACATCATCGTCGACGGCAAGGCCATCACCGGGTCGGTCGCCACCAAGGGCACGGACTACAAGTACAAGCGCACCTGGAAGAACGGCGAGATGTGGGCGCCGGTCACCGGCTACTCGTCGCAGATCATCGGCGCGACCCAGCTGGAGAACCTCGAGGACGGCATCCTCACCGGCAACGACGACCGGCTGTTCTTCAGGAACACGCTGGACATGATCACGGGCAAGAAGAAGGAGGGCGGCAGCGTTGTCACCACCCTCAACGCCGCCGCGCAGAAGGCGGCCTTCGAGGGCCTCGGCGACAAGAAGGGTGCCGTCGCCGCGATCGATCCCCAGACCGGCGCGATCCTCGCCTTGGCCTCCACGCCGTCGTACGACCCGTCGACCTTCGCCGGCATCAGCCAGAAGGACAGCAAGACCTTCCAGAAGCTGGAGAAGGACTCCGACAAGCCGATGCTGAACCGCGCGCTGCGCGAGACCTACCCGCCGGGCTCCACGTTCAAGGTGGTCACGGCCGCCGCGGCACTGGAGAACGACGCCGTCACGGACATCGACGCCAAGACGGACACCCCGGACCCGTACCCGCTTCCGGAGTCGACCACCAAGCTCACCAACGAGCACGGCGTGTGCAAGAACGCCACGCTCCGCTACGCGCTCGAGCAGTCCTGCAACACGGTCTTCGCCAAGCTCTCCGACACCGTCGGCAACGACAAGATGCGTGAGCAGTCCGAGAAGTTCGGCTTCAACGAGAACGAGCTCGACACTCCGGTCCGTGCCGCGGAGAGCGTCTACCCCGAGGACAACCGTCCGCAGAACGCCATGGGCGGCATCGGCCAGGCCTCCAACCGCGCAACCCCGCTGCAGATGGCCATGGTCGCCTCCGCCGTCGCCAACGACGGAGAGCTGATGAAGCCGTACATGGTCGACCAGCTGCGCGCCTCCAACCTCGACGTCATCGAGTCGCACGACCCCGAGCAGCTCTCCCAGGCGGTCTCACCGGAGACCGCCCAGAAGCTGCAGGACATGATGGAGACCGTCGTCAAGACGGGCACCGGCACCAAGGCTCAGATCGACGGCGTCACCGTCGGCGGCAAGACCGGTACTGCGCAGCACGGCGTGGACAACAGTGAGAAGCCGTACGCCTGGTTCATCTCGTACGCCAAGCTCAGCGACGGCGGCTCACCGGTCGCCGTGGCCGTGGTCGTCGAGGACGGCGCGGCCGAGCGCGGTGACATCACCGGTGGCGGTCTCGCAGCCCCGATCGCGAAGAGTGTGATGGAGGCAGTGATCAACAGCAAGAAGTGA
- a CDS encoding FHA domain-containing protein FhaB/FipA, with protein sequence MSELTLTVMRLGFLAVLWLFVIVAVQVIRSDLFGTRVTQRGSRRESARPQQAARQAAPPQQRGQQPAPAAGGGRRGRNAPTKLVVSEGTLTGTTVALQGQTITLGRAHDSTIVLDDDYASSRHARIYPDRDGQWIVEDLGSTNGTYLDRNRLTTPTPIPLGAPIRIGKTVIELRK encoded by the coding sequence ATGTCAGAGCTGACCCTCACGGTCATGCGGCTGGGTTTCCTGGCCGTACTGTGGCTGTTCGTGATCGTGGCCGTGCAGGTCATCCGCAGCGACCTGTTCGGTACGCGCGTCACCCAGCGGGGGTCGCGCCGGGAGAGCGCGCGGCCACAGCAGGCCGCCCGGCAGGCCGCGCCCCCGCAGCAGCGCGGCCAGCAGCCCGCGCCCGCCGCCGGCGGCGGGCGCCGTGGACGCAACGCCCCGACCAAGCTCGTCGTCAGCGAGGGCACGCTGACGGGTACGACCGTGGCGCTGCAGGGCCAGACCATCACCCTGGGCCGCGCCCACGACTCCACGATCGTGCTGGACGACGACTACGCCTCCAGCCGGCACGCCCGGATCTACCCGGACCGCGACGGCCAGTGGATCGTCGAGGACCTGGGGTCCACCAACGGCACGTATCTCGACCGGAACCGACTGACGACTCCCACGCCGATTCCGCTCGGCGCGCCGATCCGCATCGGCAAGACCGTCATCGAGCTGCGGAAGTAG
- the pknB gene encoding Stk1 family PASTA domain-containing Ser/Thr kinase yields MEEPRRLGGRYELGQVLGRGGMAEVYLAMDTRLGRTVAVKTLRADLARDPTFQARFRREAQSAASLNHPAIVAVYDTGEDYIDGVSIPYIVMEYVEGSTLRELLHSGRKLLPERAMEMTIGILQGLEYAHRNQIVHRDIKPANVMLTRNGQVKVMDFGIARAMGDSGMTMTQTSAVIGTAQYLSPEQAKGEQVDARSDLYSTGCLLYELLTVRPPFIGDSPVAVAYQHVREEPQPPSVFDPEITPEMDAIVLRALVKDPDYRYQSADEMRADIEACLDGQPVAATAAMGSVGYGGYPDDQPTTALRADAGATTMLPPVGPDDGYGYDDRQGRRRQQKKNNTSTILLVVAGVLVLIGAILIGQWMFPGNDASNETFKNPSFVGQTEAEAKRAATNVDLEVTVTKDECEDQKTGNVCSQTPQEGDPVKKGDTIALVISTGAPKVTVPDVQGIQFDEAQAELEDKGFEVKKKTEESDRTAGIVIDQDPASGKIEKGSTITLTVAKAPEQATVPDVAGKSCDQAVAQMQANDLVGTCTEVETEDDNLVGKVIATSPEAGTELDKGDTVTIQIGKEAEEQETEVPNVVGQTVGQAKQTLQAAGFTNIQFAGGSDQSDTAIVTDQDPDGGNNADPAQTTITLASVGFGGNNGGNNNNGGNDGGIFG; encoded by the coding sequence ATGGAAGAGCCGCGTCGCCTCGGCGGCCGGTACGAGCTGGGCCAGGTGCTCGGCCGTGGTGGCATGGCGGAGGTCTACCTCGCGATGGACACCCGCCTCGGCCGCACCGTGGCGGTGAAGACGCTGCGAGCGGACCTCGCGCGCGACCCCACCTTCCAGGCCCGGTTCCGCCGAGAGGCCCAGTCGGCCGCCTCGCTCAACCACCCCGCGATCGTTGCGGTCTACGACACGGGCGAGGACTACATCGACGGGGTCTCGATCCCGTACATCGTCATGGAGTACGTCGAGGGCTCGACCCTCCGTGAGCTTCTCCACAGCGGCCGCAAGCTGCTGCCGGAGCGGGCCATGGAGATGACCATCGGCATCCTCCAGGGACTGGAGTACGCCCACCGCAACCAGATCGTCCACCGCGACATCAAGCCCGCCAACGTCATGTTGACGCGCAACGGCCAGGTCAAGGTCATGGACTTCGGCATCGCCCGTGCCATGGGCGACTCCGGCATGACGATGACGCAGACGTCCGCGGTCATCGGCACCGCCCAGTACCTCTCCCCGGAGCAGGCCAAGGGTGAGCAGGTGGACGCCCGTTCCGACCTGTACTCGACGGGCTGTCTGCTCTACGAGCTCCTGACGGTCCGGCCGCCGTTCATCGGCGACTCCCCCGTGGCGGTCGCCTATCAACATGTGCGGGAGGAACCGCAGCCCCCGAGCGTCTTCGACCCGGAGATCACACCGGAGATGGACGCCATCGTCCTGCGTGCCCTGGTCAAGGACCCGGACTACCGGTACCAGTCCGCCGACGAGATGCGCGCCGACATCGAGGCCTGCCTCGACGGCCAGCCCGTCGCGGCCACAGCGGCCATGGGCTCGGTCGGCTACGGCGGCTACCCCGACGACCAACCGACCACCGCCCTGCGCGCCGACGCCGGTGCCACGACGATGCTGCCACCGGTCGGCCCGGACGACGGTTACGGCTACGACGACCGTCAGGGCCGCCGCCGCCAGCAGAAGAAGAACAACACCTCGACGATCCTTCTGGTCGTCGCCGGTGTCCTGGTGCTGATCGGCGCGATCCTCATCGGCCAGTGGATGTTCCCGGGGAACGACGCCTCCAACGAAACGTTCAAGAATCCCAGCTTCGTGGGACAGACGGAGGCCGAAGCCAAGAGAGCGGCAACCAATGTCGATCTCGAGGTGACGGTCACCAAGGACGAGTGCGAGGACCAGAAGACTGGCAATGTCTGCAGCCAGACGCCCCAGGAAGGTGATCCTGTCAAGAAGGGCGACACCATCGCGCTGGTGATCTCGACGGGCGCTCCCAAGGTCACGGTTCCGGACGTCCAGGGCATTCAGTTCGACGAGGCCCAGGCCGAGCTTGAGGACAAGGGCTTCGAGGTCAAGAAGAAGACCGAGGAGTCCGACCGCACGGCTGGCATCGTGATCGACCAGGACCCGGCCAGCGGGAAGATCGAAAAGGGTTCCACGATCACGCTGACGGTCGCCAAGGCTCCGGAGCAGGCCACCGTGCCGGACGTCGCCGGCAAGAGCTGCGACCAGGCCGTGGCCCAGATGCAGGCCAACGACCTCGTCGGCACCTGCACCGAGGTCGAGACCGAAGACGACAACCTCGTCGGCAAGGTCATCGCGACCAGTCCCGAGGCGGGCACCGAGCTGGACAAGGGCGACACGGTCACCATCCAGATCGGCAAGGAGGCCGAGGAGCAGGAGACCGAGGTCCCGAACGTCGTCGGCCAGACGGTGGGCCAGGCCAAGCAGACCCTGCAGGCCGCCGGCTTCACCAACATCCAGTTCGCGGGCGGCAGCGACCAGAGCGACACCGCGATCGTCACCGACCAGGACCCGGACGGCGGCAACAACGCCGACCCGGCCCAGACGACGATCACCCTCGCCTCGGTGGGCTTCGGCGGCAACAACGGCGGGAACAACAACAACGGCGGGAACGACGGCGGCATCTTCGGATAG
- a CDS encoding FhaA domain-containing protein: MGVLKKFEQRLEGLVNGTFAKVFKSEVQPVEIAGALQRECDNNATIWNRERTVVPNDFIVELSTPDFERLSPYSGQLGDELAGMVRDYAKQQRYTFMGPIKVHLEKADDLDTGLYRVRSRTLASSTNQQASAGAPASPAAGRPGGYGYPPTAAPAGAPPMPAAPPPGGGRPGVAPLGQRPPAAPTAGGRMRYWIEINGTRHQISRPTLVLGRSTEADVRIDDPGVSRRHCEIRTGTPSTIQDLGSTNGIVVDGQHTTRATLRDGSRIVVGSSTIIYRQAEG, encoded by the coding sequence ATGGGAGTCCTGAAGAAGTTCGAGCAACGTCTCGAAGGTCTGGTCAACGGCACCTTCGCCAAGGTGTTCAAGTCCGAGGTCCAGCCCGTGGAGATCGCGGGAGCGCTCCAGCGTGAGTGCGACAACAACGCCACCATCTGGAACCGCGAACGGACGGTCGTCCCCAACGACTTCATCGTGGAGCTGAGCACACCCGACTTCGAGCGCCTCAGCCCCTACTCCGGCCAGCTCGGCGACGAGCTCGCCGGCATGGTGCGTGACTACGCCAAGCAGCAGCGCTACACCTTCATGGGCCCCATCAAGGTCCATCTGGAGAAGGCCGACGACCTCGACACCGGTCTGTACCGGGTGCGCAGCCGTACGCTCGCCTCCTCCACCAACCAGCAGGCCTCCGCGGGCGCCCCGGCGAGCCCCGCCGCGGGCCGCCCCGGTGGCTACGGCTACCCACCCACCGCCGCGCCCGCGGGTGCCCCGCCGATGCCGGCCGCGCCGCCGCCCGGCGGTGGCCGCCCCGGCGTCGCCCCGCTCGGCCAGCGGCCGCCGGCCGCTCCGACGGCCGGTGGGCGCATGCGCTACTGGATCGAGATCAACGGCACCCGCCATCAGATCTCCCGCCCGACGCTGGTGCTGGGGCGCAGCACCGAAGCCGACGTGCGGATCGACGACCCCGGCGTCTCCCGCCGGCACTGCGAGATCCGGACCGGAACGCCCTCGACGATCCAGGATCTCGGATCCACCAACGGCATCGTGGTGGACGGGCAGCACACCACCCGCGCTACGCTCCGCGACGGCTCGCGGATCGTCGTGGGCAGCAGCACCATCATTTACCGGCAAGCCGAAGGGTGA